A portion of the Nerophis lumbriciformis linkage group LG37, RoL_Nlum_v2.1, whole genome shotgun sequence genome contains these proteins:
- the sgo1 gene encoding shugoshin 1 isoform X1 yields MARERIMKKPHRQGLEDLKGKMTEKRNKSLARAATLSRGKFGLLNKSSGMRATHAGILKGAQENNKALALALQAEKENVRQAKVVILHMQKEQQALFLHLLLLRKKLQQQEASSLQIQAAGVPVENCTDSLRRERISETKTTLCDISTDCAEHPDTQRLVLLPSTVSVRRRPAREKSRRRCERVQEWRSCGDLESVAPPPSGDAAKPQDVLHAPLSDPDHTERLQPIRSDPPPPNRKRCRSKAEPSALKAAERGRKTERAPLKKPWENPKPRTRSKSRDRSVTRSRAPPPTNMNSSLGFNDTFDFDCEEAVHVTPFKAKSDQAPPLKEAEVRTVTPARSDDGSPMSPSSESNDSLYVPKTTRRRCTSPQTTMNITTRRGRLSRKDSSPNTPEAVQQEVYEVSPQVEVEMKRIHSVLAMFGEAGVDHVTPPKQTSQRAKTCKKRVRTAGRGLSLCDVTNMSPAAYGRARCSTSVPARKRRCTMVVDYKEPSLHAKLRRGDKFTDTQFLTSPIFKPPPGRRSRTSVKLDKYNESFVGCR; encoded by the exons GAATGAGGGCAACGCACGCTGGCATCCTGAAGGGGGCGCAGGAGAACAACAAGGCGCTGGCCCTGGCTCTGCAGGCAGAGAAGGAGAACGTGAGGCAGGCTAAAGTTGTCATCCTGCACATGCAGAAGGAGCAGCAAGCACTCTTCCTGCACCTGCTGCTGCTCAGGAAGAAACTCCAACAGCAGGAAGCATCTTCTCTGCAG ATACAAGCAGCAGGCGTCCCTGTGGAAAACTGCACGGACTCATTAag GAGAGAGCGCATCAGTGAGACCAAGACAACTTTGTGTGACATCTCCACAGATTGTGCAG AGCATCCTGACACACAGCGTCTTGTTCTTCTGCCTTCCACGGTGTCTGTGAGGCGGCGACCTGCAAGAGAAAAGAGCAGGAGGCGGTGTGAGCGCGTGCAAGAGTGGCGCTCCTGCGGTGACTTGGAGTCGGTGGCTCCTCCCCCTAGTGGTGACGCAGCGAAGCCTCAGGATGTCCTCCATGCTCCACTTTCTGACCCCGACCACACAGAAAGACTGCAGCCAATCAGAAGCGACCCGCCGCCGCCCAACAGGAAGCGATGCCGCTCCAAAGCAGAACCCTCCGCACTGAAAGCCGCAGAGCGAGGCCGCAAGACGGAGCGTGCCCCTTTGAAGAAGCCCTGGGAGAACCCCAAACCCAGGACACGCTCCAAGAGTCGGGACCGCTCGGTCACGCGGTCCAGAGCGCCGCCGCCAACTAACATGAACTCCTCGCTGGGCTTCAACGACACCTTTGACTTTGACTGTGAGGAGGCGGTCCATGTCACGCCCTTTAAGGCCAAGTCCGACCAGGCGCCGCCTCTAAAGGAAGCGGAAGTGCGCACAGTGACGCCCGCCAGGAGTGACGACGGCTCGCCCATGTCGCCGTCCTCCGAGTCCAATGACAGTCTGTATGTCCCCAAGACCACCAGGAGGAGGTGCACGTCTCCCCAGACCACAATGAACATCACTACCCGGAGAGGACGTCTCTCCAGGAAGGACAGCAGCCCCAACACACCTG AGGCTGTCCAACAGGAAGTGTATGAGGTGAGTCCTCAGGTGGAGGTGGAGATGAAGAGGATCCACAGTGTCCTGGCCATGTTTGGAGAGGCCGGGGTTGACCACGTCACGCCGCCCAAGCAGACCAGCCAGCGAGCAAAGACGTGCAAGAAAC GTGTGAGGACAGCAGGGCGGGGCTTGAGTCTGTGTGATGTGACCAATATGTCCCCCGCAGCCTACGGCCGAGCGCGCTGCTCCACGTCCGTCCCCGCCCGCAAGCGGCGTTGCACCATGGTGGTGGACTACAAGGAGCCCTCCTTACACGC GAAACTGCGTCGTGGAGACAAGTTCACCGACACGCAGTTCCTCACCTCGCCTATTTTCAAGCCGCCGCCCGGCAGGAGGTCCAGGACTTCAGTCAAGTTGGACAAGTACAACGAGTCCTTTGTTGGATGTCGCTGA
- the sgo1 gene encoding shugoshin 1 isoform X2, whose amino-acid sequence MARERIMKKPHRQGLEDLKGKMTEKRNKSLARAATLSRGKFGLLNKSSGMRATHAGILKGAQENNKALALALQAEKENVRQAKVVILHMQKEQQALFLHLLLLRKKLQQQEASSLQIQAAGVPVENCTDSLRRERISETKTTLCDISTDCAEHPDTQRLVLLPSTVSVRRRPAREKSRRRCERVQEWRSCGDLESVAPPPSGDAAKPQDVLHAPLSDPDHTERLQPIRSDPPPPNRKRCRSKAEPSALKAAERGRKTERAPLKKPWENPKPRTRSKSRDRSVTRSRAPPPTNMNSSLGFNDTFDFDCEEAVHVTPFKAKSDQAPPLKEAEVRTVTPARSDDGSPMSPSSESNDSLYVPKTTRRRCTSPQTTMNITTRRGRLSRKDSSPNTPEAVQQEVYEVSPQVEVEMKRIHSVLAMFGEAGVDHVTPPKQTSQRAKTCKKPYGRARCSTSVPARKRRCTMVVDYKEPSLHAKLRRGDKFTDTQFLTSPIFKPPPGRRSRTSVKLDKYNESFVGCR is encoded by the exons GAATGAGGGCAACGCACGCTGGCATCCTGAAGGGGGCGCAGGAGAACAACAAGGCGCTGGCCCTGGCTCTGCAGGCAGAGAAGGAGAACGTGAGGCAGGCTAAAGTTGTCATCCTGCACATGCAGAAGGAGCAGCAAGCACTCTTCCTGCACCTGCTGCTGCTCAGGAAGAAACTCCAACAGCAGGAAGCATCTTCTCTGCAG ATACAAGCAGCAGGCGTCCCTGTGGAAAACTGCACGGACTCATTAag GAGAGAGCGCATCAGTGAGACCAAGACAACTTTGTGTGACATCTCCACAGATTGTGCAG AGCATCCTGACACACAGCGTCTTGTTCTTCTGCCTTCCACGGTGTCTGTGAGGCGGCGACCTGCAAGAGAAAAGAGCAGGAGGCGGTGTGAGCGCGTGCAAGAGTGGCGCTCCTGCGGTGACTTGGAGTCGGTGGCTCCTCCCCCTAGTGGTGACGCAGCGAAGCCTCAGGATGTCCTCCATGCTCCACTTTCTGACCCCGACCACACAGAAAGACTGCAGCCAATCAGAAGCGACCCGCCGCCGCCCAACAGGAAGCGATGCCGCTCCAAAGCAGAACCCTCCGCACTGAAAGCCGCAGAGCGAGGCCGCAAGACGGAGCGTGCCCCTTTGAAGAAGCCCTGGGAGAACCCCAAACCCAGGACACGCTCCAAGAGTCGGGACCGCTCGGTCACGCGGTCCAGAGCGCCGCCGCCAACTAACATGAACTCCTCGCTGGGCTTCAACGACACCTTTGACTTTGACTGTGAGGAGGCGGTCCATGTCACGCCCTTTAAGGCCAAGTCCGACCAGGCGCCGCCTCTAAAGGAAGCGGAAGTGCGCACAGTGACGCCCGCCAGGAGTGACGACGGCTCGCCCATGTCGCCGTCCTCCGAGTCCAATGACAGTCTGTATGTCCCCAAGACCACCAGGAGGAGGTGCACGTCTCCCCAGACCACAATGAACATCACTACCCGGAGAGGACGTCTCTCCAGGAAGGACAGCAGCCCCAACACACCTG AGGCTGTCCAACAGGAAGTGTATGAGGTGAGTCCTCAGGTGGAGGTGGAGATGAAGAGGATCCACAGTGTCCTGGCCATGTTTGGAGAGGCCGGGGTTGACCACGTCACGCCGCCCAAGCAGACCAGCCAGCGAGCAAAGACGTGCAAGAAAC CCTACGGCCGAGCGCGCTGCTCCACGTCCGTCCCCGCCCGCAAGCGGCGTTGCACCATGGTGGTGGACTACAAGGAGCCCTCCTTACACGC GAAACTGCGTCGTGGAGACAAGTTCACCGACACGCAGTTCCTCACCTCGCCTATTTTCAAGCCGCCGCCCGGCAGGAGGTCCAGGACTTCAGTCAAGTTGGACAAGTACAACGAGTCCTTTGTTGGATGTCGCTGA